A window from Puniceicoccaceae bacterium encodes these proteins:
- a CDS encoding GDSL-type esterase/lipase family protein, whose product MKNPPRLFACAVLGLLAPVLTLLASPLEQPLAVTPAPRLVSHSWMSLATWYRMHADQVEQAEKGDAKVVFVGDSITEGWHWGEGALWKEHFEPMQSLNLGIGGDMTQNVLWRLQHGAATNLDPDYVICLIGTNNFGHTDEGPEAVAEGVFEVVRLLQEKFSNAQIACYGVFPRSEFSDHPDRAKIRELNARVSEVDNWERVTFLDIGEQFLDAQGSIPSSLMPDFLHLSPEGYAIWAESILDWMASFDTLPRR is encoded by the coding sequence ATGAAGAATCCACCGCGCTTGTTTGCATGTGCAGTTCTCGGACTGCTGGCCCCCGTATTAACCCTTCTGGCTTCACCGCTTGAGCAACCACTGGCAGTTACGCCTGCGCCGCGACTGGTTTCCCACAGTTGGATGTCCTTGGCAACTTGGTATCGTATGCACGCGGATCAGGTTGAGCAGGCGGAAAAAGGTGACGCTAAAGTTGTGTTTGTCGGGGATTCCATCACCGAAGGTTGGCATTGGGGGGAAGGTGCGCTCTGGAAAGAGCACTTTGAACCGATGCAGAGTCTGAACCTGGGCATTGGTGGGGACATGACGCAAAACGTGCTTTGGCGTTTGCAGCATGGCGCAGCGACGAATCTGGATCCGGACTATGTCATTTGCCTCATCGGCACGAATAATTTTGGACACACGGACGAAGGCCCTGAAGCGGTAGCTGAAGGGGTATTTGAAGTGGTGCGTCTGCTGCAGGAGAAATTCTCGAACGCGCAGATTGCGTGCTACGGGGTGTTTCCCCGTTCGGAATTTTCGGATCACCCGGACCGGGCGAAAATCCGCGAACTCAATGCCCGTGTTTCGGAAGTGGACAACTGGGAACGCGTCACTTTTCTGGACATCGGAGAGCAATTCCTGGATGCTCAGGGAAGCATTCCGTCATCACTGATGCCGGATTTTTTGCACCTCAGTCCTGAAGGATACGCTATCTGGGCGGAATCCATTCTGGACTGGATGGCCTCGTTCGACACGCTGCCCCGTCGTTGA
- a CDS encoding GDSL-type esterase/lipase family protein — protein sequence MKPHRIFEVFSLVIGLLPHVLIAETTSLVLTSDLVQIEGRVQREADGSVIASFPGVTIDIAFEGEGLDLIVEALQSDLFLDVSVDEGPFRWIPLEEGTQTVRLAEGGSGIHRVRIVRRNETWQGMLRFKSLSLEQGEWNPAPERPERRLLFIGDSITCGSACDIREGGPTEGGFTHNARLSYGYRIARMLDAQVHLVSYGGRGVIRDWQGNRATNNAPQFYERTLADDPESRWDHTVYVPDVVGICLGTNDFSRGIPDQNEFVNAYVELVRKVMRDAPEATVFLIESPMFGLEGADGVKRSALNHYLKQVVEFVGSERVQFLKLGHFPGRPEDAHPVASEHEEIARQLAPSFREALER from the coding sequence ATGAAACCCCATCGAATTTTCGAAGTATTTTCACTGGTGATCGGGTTATTGCCCCATGTGCTGATTGCCGAAACAACATCACTCGTACTGACTTCAGATCTGGTTCAGATTGAAGGGCGGGTTCAACGGGAAGCGGATGGATCTGTCATTGCTTCATTCCCGGGAGTGACGATTGACATCGCCTTTGAAGGCGAAGGATTGGATTTGATTGTGGAGGCCCTTCAGTCCGATCTTTTTCTGGATGTTAGCGTGGATGAGGGACCTTTTCGCTGGATTCCGCTGGAAGAAGGTACACAAACGGTGCGGCTGGCAGAGGGTGGATCGGGGATACACCGGGTACGCATCGTTCGTCGCAATGAAACCTGGCAGGGCATGCTGCGCTTCAAGTCCCTGAGCCTGGAACAGGGAGAATGGAACCCCGCACCCGAACGTCCTGAACGTCGCTTACTGTTCATCGGGGATTCGATTACCTGTGGTTCTGCCTGCGACATTCGTGAAGGGGGACCGACAGAAGGTGGATTCACGCACAACGCACGGCTTTCATACGGATATCGCATTGCTCGCATGTTGGATGCGCAGGTGCATCTCGTGAGCTATGGTGGACGCGGAGTCATTCGGGACTGGCAGGGGAATCGGGCCACCAACAATGCACCACAATTCTATGAGCGCACATTGGCCGATGATCCAGAGTCGCGCTGGGATCATACTGTCTATGTTCCGGATGTGGTCGGTATTTGCCTGGGAACCAATGATTTCAGCCGTGGCATTCCCGATCAGAATGAATTTGTGAATGCCTACGTGGAGTTGGTGCGGAAAGTCATGCGTGATGCGCCCGAAGCGACTGTGTTCTTGATCGAATCCCCGATGTTTGGGCTTGAAGGGGCTGATGGAGTCAAGCGTTCGGCACTCAATCACTATCTGAAACAGGTTGTGGAATTTGTAGGAAGTGAGCGTGTGCAGTTCCTGAAATTGGGTCACTTCCCCGGGCGACCGGAGGATGCACACCCGGTCGCATCAGAACATGAAGAAATCGCACGACAACTGGCTCCGAGCTTTCGGGAAGCGTTGGAGCGTTGA
- a CDS encoding efflux transporter outer membrane subunit, whose protein sequence is MSLQRIFVPVRCLWLPFPAFATGVLLLSSCTTSVQPINPPERITSLQPDSWAATENAPETRFTMISTENPHDWIRRFKDSTLDALISEALRHNPDLKVAAARLESARQILRSTRADLYPSLGIEGSGSRTESRPQGAPTRTTDVYSLGLGASWELDLWGRIRNDASAAVAEQDATGFDLLQARHALIAGVGSTWYQTIAAAEQLQLAHETLENYRSTTALIQNRFERGIDSALDYRLAAANAATAESTLARREEAFKRSLRALQILIGRYPDAELEVPTQLPDLLDNAPAGIPAQVIERRPDVRAAIHRIAAASHAIKASSRVRLPSILLTGSAGLQSEAFRDLLDSDTESWNVALTVNQPVFTGGRLDANVQRSRALFEQAQARYEQVVLQAFFEIEQALDADLTFAALERSAQEAASQSAEAEQLAWQQYTSGLINIVTVLESQRFALNARQSLIEARNARLQNRIQLFLALGGDA, encoded by the coding sequence ATGTCGCTCCAACGTATCTTTGTTCCCGTCCGCTGCCTCTGGCTTCCATTTCCGGCTTTTGCCACTGGAGTCCTGCTCTTGAGCAGCTGCACAACCTCCGTGCAGCCCATCAACCCACCTGAACGCATCACCTCACTGCAGCCAGACTCCTGGGCAGCAACCGAAAATGCACCAGAAACCCGATTCACCATGATTTCCACCGAGAATCCGCACGACTGGATCCGGCGCTTCAAGGACAGCACACTGGACGCACTGATTTCCGAAGCGCTTCGCCACAATCCGGATCTCAAGGTGGCGGCCGCCCGACTCGAAAGTGCTCGACAGATTCTGCGTTCAACACGAGCGGACCTCTACCCATCTCTGGGCATTGAGGGTAGCGGCAGTCGCACGGAATCTCGCCCACAGGGAGCACCGACCCGCACGACTGATGTGTATAGCCTGGGGTTGGGAGCGTCCTGGGAACTGGACCTCTGGGGACGCATTCGCAACGACGCCTCCGCAGCTGTTGCAGAACAGGATGCGACTGGGTTCGATTTACTCCAGGCGCGCCATGCCCTGATTGCAGGTGTCGGCAGCACTTGGTACCAAACCATCGCAGCTGCAGAGCAACTGCAATTGGCTCATGAAACGCTCGAAAACTATCGCTCGACCACGGCCTTGATTCAGAACCGCTTTGAGCGGGGCATTGACTCTGCACTCGATTACCGGCTTGCTGCGGCCAACGCGGCCACTGCTGAAAGCACATTGGCGCGACGTGAGGAGGCGTTTAAACGCAGCTTACGTGCACTGCAGATCCTCATCGGACGCTACCCGGATGCAGAACTTGAAGTGCCCACCCAACTGCCGGACTTGCTCGACAACGCACCTGCTGGAATTCCCGCACAAGTGATCGAGAGACGTCCGGATGTTCGCGCTGCGATCCACCGCATCGCAGCGGCATCCCACGCGATCAAGGCCTCCTCCCGGGTTCGCCTGCCGTCGATCCTGCTCACCGGAAGTGCCGGCCTGCAGAGCGAAGCCTTTCGAGATCTGCTCGATAGCGATACCGAATCCTGGAACGTGGCACTCACCGTAAACCAACCCGTGTTCACTGGTGGTCGTCTTGATGCCAACGTGCAGCGTTCCCGCGCCCTTTTCGAGCAGGCACAGGCCCGCTACGAGCAGGTCGTCTTGCAGGCTTTTTTTGAGATCGAACAGGCACTCGATGCGGATCTCACCTTTGCCGCGCTGGAGCGCTCAGCACAGGAGGCTGCCAGTCAGTCAGCCGAGGCCGAACAACTCGCCTGGCAACAGTACACCTCCGGACTCATCAATATCGTTACGGTGCTCGAGTCTCAGCGCTTTGCGTTGAACGCAAGGCAAAGCCTCATTGAGGCCCGCAACGCTCGCCTTCAAAACCGTATTCAGCTTTTCCTCGCCCTTGGGGGTGATGCCTGA
- a CDS encoding alpha-L-arabinofuranosidase C-terminal domain-containing protein — translation MKKILLKTALAFSTAASPFLGAQTEINPRLSTDEIAPINPYIYGQFIEHLGRCIYGGIWAEMLEDRKFYHPVSPDYDPYGDQILADPDFPGVIDATEFPVVSGSPWEIIGNVDGLKMVTQGSFVGRHTPRIKAGTAIRQHDLGVVEGMNYPGYLWVKPLGGDAELEVTLTWGQPQTDAASTRIHVDGNNSDYVKKSFEFVAKNTVAMGATLTVSVVKGEVLLGTLSLMPGDNVHGMRSDTLDLLRELDSPLYRWPGGNFVSGYNWRDGIGDRDRRPPRRNPAWTGVEHNDFGTDEFLLFCRLIGAEPMIAANTGFGDSYSAAQWVEYTNGDTSTIGGSWRAQNGHKEPYGVRYWCVGNEMWGNWQLGHMQLHHYVLKHNEFAEAMLDADSNLVLIASGDLERINHGTDPVQSRRGIPWTEGMLLDSSNYMDMISEHFYAGRTPWSETGRVALTQHIASMQNSIRTKAEGHRVLQTQLEHLDDRIIPIAMTEWNYWHRDYAYGELGCIYDLADGLGTAAGLHEYFRHTDIIEMALYAQTVNVIGAIKTTRISAEIETTGLALSMYRKHFGKFPLKVEGVEGPFDVSAAMTEDGQYLTIGVINLTTEMALLNPEIAGVQVTGSASRWHFSGEDEFAYNAPGQERSVDIKHAVGLDLSQGLEVPALSAAIFVLPLATAAR, via the coding sequence ATGAAAAAAATACTACTTAAAACCGCCTTAGCCTTCAGCACGGCGGCTTCTCCCTTTCTGGGAGCACAGACTGAGATCAATCCGCGTTTATCGACTGACGAGATTGCTCCGATTAATCCCTACATTTACGGACAGTTCATTGAACACCTTGGCCGCTGTATTTATGGCGGTATCTGGGCGGAAATGCTCGAAGACCGTAAGTTTTATCATCCTGTGAGTCCTGATTATGATCCTTACGGTGATCAAATTCTGGCAGACCCCGATTTTCCTGGAGTCATTGACGCGACCGAGTTTCCGGTTGTATCGGGTTCCCCTTGGGAAATCATTGGCAATGTCGATGGCCTGAAAATGGTCACTCAGGGCAGCTTTGTGGGGAGACATACCCCAAGAATCAAGGCTGGCACCGCAATTCGCCAGCATGACCTCGGTGTCGTCGAAGGCATGAACTATCCTGGATATCTCTGGGTCAAGCCCTTGGGCGGGGATGCTGAGCTTGAAGTGACTCTCACTTGGGGTCAGCCCCAAACAGATGCTGCCTCCACCCGTATTCATGTAGATGGCAACAACTCCGACTATGTTAAGAAAAGCTTTGAATTTGTCGCAAAGAACACGGTTGCCATGGGTGCCACTTTAACGGTTTCCGTTGTAAAGGGAGAAGTTCTTCTCGGCACCCTTTCTCTGATGCCAGGGGACAATGTCCACGGGATGCGCAGCGACACCTTGGATCTCTTGCGTGAGTTGGACTCCCCGCTTTACCGTTGGCCAGGTGGAAATTTTGTCAGTGGATACAACTGGCGTGATGGCATCGGAGATCGTGATCGTCGTCCTCCACGCCGCAATCCTGCCTGGACTGGCGTCGAGCATAATGATTTTGGCACCGATGAATTCCTGCTCTTTTGCCGCCTGATCGGTGCGGAACCCATGATCGCCGCCAATACCGGGTTTGGCGATTCCTATTCCGCTGCCCAGTGGGTGGAATATACCAACGGCGATACTTCCACGATTGGGGGAAGCTGGCGTGCCCAGAACGGACACAAGGAACCCTATGGCGTACGCTATTGGTGCGTAGGCAACGAAATGTGGGGCAACTGGCAGCTTGGACACATGCAGCTCCATCATTACGTGCTGAAACACAACGAATTTGCAGAGGCTATGCTGGATGCCGATTCCAATCTTGTGCTGATTGCCTCCGGTGATTTGGAACGGATCAACCATGGCACCGATCCCGTGCAATCCCGCAGAGGGATCCCGTGGACAGAGGGAATGCTCTTGGACAGCTCCAACTACATGGACATGATTTCTGAGCACTTTTATGCAGGAAGAACACCTTGGAGCGAAACTGGTAGAGTTGCTTTAACCCAGCATATCGCGAGCATGCAAAACAGCATTCGCACCAAGGCGGAAGGCCACCGGGTCTTGCAGACACAGTTGGAGCATCTCGATGACCGGATTATCCCGATCGCAATGACCGAGTGGAATTACTGGCACCGTGACTATGCTTATGGTGAGCTGGGTTGCATCTATGACCTTGCTGACGGCCTGGGGACTGCTGCTGGCTTGCATGAGTATTTCCGACATACAGACATCATCGAAATGGCACTATACGCCCAAACGGTGAATGTGATCGGGGCAATTAAAACGACCCGAATTTCTGCTGAGATTGAGACGACTGGCCTGGCTTTGAGCATGTATCGTAAGCACTTCGGCAAGTTCCCCCTGAAAGTTGAAGGGGTGGAAGGTCCTTTCGATGTTTCGGCTGCGATGACTGAGGATGGACAGTATCTCACCATCGGGGTGATTAATCTCACTACTGAAATGGCACTTTTGAATCCCGAGATCGCAGGCGTGCAGGTTACTGGAAGCGCCAGCCGCTGGCATTTTTCCGGTGAAGATGAGTTTGCCTATAATGCACCGGGACAGGAGCGCTCTGTTGACATCAAGCACGCTGTAGGGCTTGACCTTTCCCAAGGTCTGGAAGTTCCCGCTCTCAGCGCTGCGATTTTTGTTTTACCCCTTGCAACTGCAGCGCGCTAG
- a CDS encoding DUF6794 domain-containing protein — MKRICWHSLFTVLFLILSSGCATEFRPIEGVTVPRNLEEACVELDRMLTDQQKQALRSGDTEVKDLVLTFGMQLKEYWGLWKDSKIATYLRKRDIEHPDQMVAVIFNHYVAYLRSEQAP, encoded by the coding sequence ATGAAGCGAATCTGCTGGCATTCCCTATTCACAGTCTTGTTTCTGATCCTGTCGTCGGGATGCGCGACGGAATTTCGTCCGATTGAAGGAGTAACAGTTCCCCGCAACCTTGAGGAAGCCTGCGTTGAACTCGACCGCATGCTCACCGATCAGCAAAAACAGGCCCTGCGTTCAGGCGATACCGAGGTCAAGGACCTCGTGCTGACTTTCGGAATGCAGCTCAAAGAATACTGGGGACTTTGGAAAGATTCCAAAATTGCCACTTACCTGCGAAAGCGAGACATCGAACACCCCGATCAGATGGTGGCTGTCATCTTCAATCATTACGTGGCTTACCTGCGCAGTGAACAAGCTCCCTGA
- a CDS encoding efflux RND transporter periplasmic adaptor subunit, with translation MKKFLITIASIAGIIVLTGMAFAGLMATKTEPEKREIEVQRTLVEIVRAKPQPVYFHVQSQGTVSPRTETTLFPEVSGLITHVAPSLYAGGTFEKGEVLLQIDSADYEAAVISAEAQLARAEVDYLREKALSEQALKDWVALGKTAEEAPSLALREPQLKEAQANIRSAEAALARARRNLQRTTIVAPYEGMVRERYADLGQVVNPGTQLAQIFATDFVEIRLPLTAEDLLFIDLPFAFRSVEDTAPAPKVILVSRFGGMQHQWVGHIVRTEGTIDPKSRVMYAVARVEDPYGRYNPSQSVPLSIGMFVQASLQGRVYDPLVVIPRHALRGSDQVLVVNAEDSIHRRNVGVLRTDDKWAYLQSGIQPGERICLTALEFVVEGMPVEAVENTDVNLSYYSNHHDQFSLK, from the coding sequence ATGAAAAAGTTTCTGATAACGATTGCCTCCATCGCAGGAATCATCGTGCTCACTGGCATGGCGTTCGCTGGCCTGATGGCCACTAAAACCGAGCCTGAAAAACGCGAAATCGAGGTGCAACGCACCCTCGTTGAAATCGTGCGCGCCAAACCTCAGCCCGTGTATTTTCACGTGCAAAGCCAGGGAACGGTTTCACCCCGGACCGAAACCACTCTCTTCCCTGAAGTATCAGGATTGATCACCCACGTTGCACCCTCCCTCTACGCAGGTGGGACCTTCGAAAAAGGCGAAGTGCTGCTTCAAATTGATTCAGCTGACTACGAAGCCGCAGTTATTTCAGCTGAAGCACAGCTGGCACGAGCCGAAGTGGATTATCTTCGCGAGAAAGCACTTTCAGAACAAGCGCTCAAGGATTGGGTTGCCCTCGGAAAAACTGCCGAAGAAGCTCCATCACTTGCCCTGCGGGAACCCCAGTTGAAGGAAGCGCAAGCGAATATCCGTTCTGCTGAAGCTGCGTTGGCCCGGGCCAGGCGCAACCTCCAGCGCACCACCATCGTAGCCCCTTACGAGGGCATGGTGCGGGAGCGGTACGCCGATCTCGGTCAGGTTGTCAATCCGGGCACGCAACTCGCACAGATCTTTGCAACCGATTTTGTCGAAATCCGCCTTCCCCTTACCGCTGAAGACTTGCTTTTCATCGATCTACCCTTCGCCTTTCGCAGCGTCGAAGATACTGCACCAGCTCCCAAAGTGATACTGGTTTCACGTTTTGGCGGCATGCAACACCAGTGGGTCGGGCATATTGTACGAACTGAGGGAACCATTGATCCGAAATCCCGCGTCATGTATGCCGTCGCCAGAGTCGAGGATCCCTATGGAAGGTACAATCCCTCGCAATCCGTACCACTCAGCATTGGCATGTTCGTGCAGGCTTCTCTGCAGGGACGAGTCTACGATCCACTCGTGGTGATTCCACGCCACGCGCTGCGGGGTTCCGATCAGGTCCTTGTCGTCAATGCGGAAGATTCGATCCACCGCCGAAACGTAGGAGTGCTGCGCACTGACGACAAATGGGCCTACCTTCAGAGCGGTATTCAACCTGGGGAACGCATTTGCCTGACCGCCCTGGAGTTTGTGGTCGAGGGCATGCCAGTCGAGGCCGTCGAAAACACCGATGTCAACCTTAGCTACTACAGCAATCACCACGATCAATTCAGCCTGAAATAG
- the raiA gene encoding ribosome-associated translation inhibitor RaiA, translating into MNTNDIILCGNGLELSQANKEFIEHKVDKLLRQDRHIIRVRVELELETQKVRGRVFVARGIVELNGPDLVASVKSKNAYAAIDEMVDKLARKLRHRHRRRLFRRVQLSPIDLPVSLPKVPQMRKARQGKPGSRAA; encoded by the coding sequence ATGAATACTAACGATATTATTCTGTGCGGAAACGGCTTGGAATTGAGCCAGGCAAACAAAGAATTCATTGAGCATAAGGTCGATAAACTCCTGCGACAGGATCGACATATCATAAGAGTGCGTGTTGAACTTGAGTTGGAAACTCAAAAGGTTCGTGGACGGGTGTTTGTTGCCCGCGGGATTGTGGAGCTTAATGGCCCAGACCTCGTGGCTTCCGTCAAATCGAAGAACGCTTACGCTGCTATCGACGAGATGGTGGACAAGTTGGCGCGGAAACTTCGGCACAGACACCGTCGCCGCTTGTTCCGGCGGGTTCAACTGAGTCCCATTGATCTGCCAGTTTCCCTTCCAAAGGTCCCGCAGATGCGAAAGGCGAGACAAGGAAAGCCGGGTTCAAGGGCAGCTTGA
- a CDS encoding efflux RND transporter permease subunit: MQHHPDPEPASDRGIISWFARNHIAANLLMLAILFIGITSALHIRKEFFPQVALDSIRIGVPYLGAAPQEVEEGVCVKIEEAIQDIEGIKRIQSWASEGYGTVVVEIEPDYDVGRKLDEIKNRVDAISTFPAETENPVIYEQKIEQEVLWMTVSGDMDERSLKELSKQIREELITLNPASLESDRSFWEKLLFPYSRVTQAQVRGDRGYEISIEISETALREYALTFDDVVQAVRNSSLDLPAGSIKTEGGEILLRTKGKAYRGPEFENIVLLTHEDGTRLLLGEVANVVDGFQDYQALLEFDHEPALAIQVFRVGDQNALDISRTVRRFIEVRSDTLPPGVELNIWFDSSTLLKGRLSLMLRNALVGGALVFLALALFLRLKLAFWVMMGLPVCFLGALWVMTLPFFDVSINMITLFGFIVVLGIVVDDAIVIGENVFTVTRAEGHSTENVIKGAREVATAATFGVLTTIVAFMPMLMIPGVNGKIWAQIGIVIILCLLFSLVESKLILPAHLARMKVNYHRDSHVGPILWVQRKVGSALQWIIERLYRPWLRFAIAYRWVTLTGFTALIALSIALVQSTQVPWQFFPNVPLDDVNVRVVMAEGTPSRVTHQTAFYLRDLAEQVNEEIKSTTQDTNGIIDHTMVLSFDENSARIIVTLMPGEDRHTDTFDFINRWREKVGQIPGLNELEFQGSTNSGGQPINFQLVGNDFEQLDTVADRIKEQLGTYTGVFDIKDSFSTGKQELRLEIKPEAEALGLNLGDLARQTRYAFYGAEAQRIQRGKDEVRVMVRYPETDRRNLNTLETMRIRTPDGGTVPFESVAVAVLDKGYSTIRHVDRKRVVNVTADVDKASVDANRIIKELQEEFIPDLLRRYPGVKYEIEGESREQNEAMGALSRGMLISLFLIFALMAIPLSSYIKPLIIMSVIPFGIVGAIFGHWLMGMPLSVLSICGMMALSGVVVNDSLLMVDFINKREQRGMDRMEAILEAGPARFRAILLTSFTTFFGLLPMLWEPSLQAAFLKPMATSLAFGILFATVITLILVPSIYLIVDDCVALLGRLVRFPGTMGRRLRNRRAFLSQA; encoded by the coding sequence ATGCAACACCATCCCGACCCTGAACCCGCTTCCGACCGAGGCATCATCAGCTGGTTCGCACGCAACCACATCGCCGCCAATCTGCTCATGCTGGCGATTCTCTTCATCGGAATCACGAGTGCACTCCATATCCGCAAAGAGTTTTTTCCACAGGTAGCGCTCGATTCGATTCGCATCGGCGTTCCCTATCTCGGTGCTGCACCGCAGGAGGTAGAAGAGGGCGTGTGCGTCAAGATTGAGGAGGCTATTCAAGATATTGAAGGCATCAAACGCATCCAGTCCTGGGCCTCCGAGGGCTATGGCACCGTCGTCGTGGAGATCGAACCCGACTACGATGTCGGTCGCAAGCTCGACGAAATCAAAAATCGTGTCGATGCGATTTCTACCTTTCCTGCGGAAACAGAGAATCCCGTCATTTACGAACAGAAGATCGAGCAGGAAGTGCTCTGGATGACGGTCAGTGGCGACATGGATGAACGCAGCCTGAAGGAATTGAGCAAACAAATCCGGGAAGAACTGATCACGCTCAACCCCGCAAGCCTGGAGTCAGATCGCTCCTTTTGGGAGAAGTTGCTCTTCCCCTATTCCCGGGTGACGCAGGCACAGGTGCGCGGTGACCGGGGTTATGAAATCTCGATTGAAATCAGTGAAACCGCGCTGAGGGAATATGCGTTGACCTTTGATGATGTCGTTCAGGCCGTGCGCAACTCCTCTCTCGACCTGCCCGCAGGTTCCATCAAGACCGAAGGCGGAGAAATCCTGCTGCGCACCAAAGGGAAGGCCTACCGTGGACCCGAGTTCGAAAACATTGTGCTGCTCACCCATGAAGATGGCACACGTTTGCTGCTGGGTGAGGTTGCCAACGTCGTAGATGGTTTTCAGGACTATCAGGCACTGCTCGAGTTTGATCACGAACCCGCGCTGGCAATTCAGGTCTTTCGTGTGGGGGATCAGAATGCCCTCGATATCTCGCGCACCGTGCGGCGATTCATTGAGGTCCGCAGTGATACCCTGCCCCCTGGAGTGGAACTCAATATCTGGTTCGACTCTTCCACATTGCTCAAAGGCCGACTGAGCCTCATGCTACGAAACGCACTCGTCGGAGGAGCACTGGTCTTTCTTGCACTGGCTCTATTCCTGCGACTGAAACTGGCCTTCTGGGTCATGATGGGACTCCCCGTCTGTTTCCTCGGTGCACTCTGGGTCATGACCCTGCCGTTCTTCGATGTATCGATCAACATGATCACGCTCTTCGGCTTCATTGTGGTGCTCGGAATCGTCGTGGACGATGCCATCGTGATCGGCGAAAATGTCTTCACGGTGACTCGCGCCGAGGGGCACAGTACCGAAAACGTGATCAAGGGTGCCCGCGAAGTCGCTACAGCTGCAACTTTTGGAGTGTTGACCACTATCGTGGCCTTCATGCCCATGCTCATGATCCCGGGAGTGAATGGAAAGATATGGGCGCAAATCGGAATCGTCATCATCCTCTGCCTTCTCTTCTCACTCGTGGAATCCAAGCTGATCCTTCCTGCCCATCTGGCACGCATGAAGGTGAACTACCATCGCGATTCCCACGTGGGACCCATCCTCTGGGTACAACGCAAAGTGGGCAGTGCCCTGCAATGGATCATCGAGCGACTCTATCGTCCGTGGCTGCGTTTTGCGATTGCCTACCGCTGGGTCACACTCACAGGCTTCACCGCCTTGATTGCGCTCTCCATCGCGCTCGTTCAATCCACTCAGGTTCCCTGGCAGTTTTTCCCCAACGTGCCGCTCGATGATGTCAATGTGAGGGTCGTCATGGCCGAAGGAACACCCTCACGCGTCACCCATCAGACGGCATTCTATCTTCGCGACCTCGCTGAACAGGTCAACGAAGAGATCAAAAGCACAACCCAGGACACCAACGGCATCATTGATCACACAATGGTGCTATCCTTTGATGAAAACAGTGCCCGCATCATCGTCACCCTCATGCCCGGTGAGGACCGCCACACCGATACCTTCGACTTCATCAATCGCTGGCGGGAAAAGGTCGGGCAAATACCCGGCCTCAATGAACTTGAGTTTCAAGGCAGCACCAACAGTGGTGGACAACCGATCAACTTCCAGTTGGTGGGTAATGATTTTGAGCAGCTCGATACTGTGGCAGACCGCATCAAGGAACAACTGGGAACTTACACTGGTGTCTTTGATATCAAGGATTCTTTCAGCACCGGCAAACAGGAACTTCGCCTCGAGATCAAACCCGAGGCTGAGGCATTGGGATTGAATCTCGGCGACCTCGCACGGCAGACCCGCTACGCATTTTACGGCGCTGAAGCCCAGCGCATTCAGCGCGGCAAGGACGAGGTCAGGGTGATGGTTCGCTATCCCGAAACAGACCGCCGCAACCTCAACACGCTCGAAACCATGCGAATCCGGACTCCCGACGGAGGAACTGTTCCTTTCGAATCCGTCGCCGTAGCGGTTCTGGACAAGGGTTACTCCACCATCCGACATGTGGATCGCAAGCGCGTGGTCAATGTGACCGCCGATGTGGACAAGGCATCGGTCGATGCCAACCGCATCATCAAGGAACTGCAAGAGGAGTTCATTCCCGATCTGTTGCGTCGCTATCCTGGCGTCAAATACGAAATCGAGGGCGAAAGCCGGGAACAGAATGAAGCGATGGGTGCGCTCAGCAGGGGCATGCTGATCTCGCTGTTTCTAATCTTTGCCCTGATGGCGATCCCTCTGAGTTCCTACATCAAACCTTTAATCATCATGTCCGTGATCCCATTCGGAATCGTCGGTGCTATCTTCGGACACTGGCTCATGGGCATGCCTCTGAGTGTTCTTTCAATCTGTGGCATGATGGCACTTTCCGGGGTTGTGGTGAACGACAGTCTGCTCATGGTCGATTTCATCAACAAACGCGAGCAGCGGGGCATGGATCGAATGGAAGCCATCCTCGAAGCGGGTCCAGCCCGTTTTCGCGCGATCCTACTGACCTCGTTCACAACCTTCTTCGGATTGCTTCCCATGCTTTGGGAACCCAGCCTGCAGGCAGCGTTTCTCAAACCCATGGCAACCTCCCTCGCCTTTGGCATTCTTTTCGCAACTGTGATCACCCTGATCCTGGTTCCATCAATCTACCTGATCGTAGATGATTGCGTTGCACTGCTAGGACGACTGGTCCGCTTTCCTGGCACGATGGGGAGGAGGCTTCGAAACCGTCGGGCGTTCCTGTCTCAAGCCTGA